The following are encoded together in the Chiroxiphia lanceolata isolate bChiLan1 chromosome 8, bChiLan1.pri, whole genome shotgun sequence genome:
- the LOC116790575 gene encoding lysosomal acid lipase/cholesteryl ester hydrolase-like produces MWCLLLLLCSQEIAFSAGFTAPSILSADTSPCKKTRNPECFMNVSEIIRYHGYPSEEYEVTTEDGYILAVFRIPAGRNSRNTGQRPVVFLQHAFLGDATHWISNLHNDSLGFILADAGCDVWLGNTRGNTWSLKHRTLNPSQKEFWKFSFDEMGKYDIPAELYFIMNKTGQKDVYYIGHSEGTTAGFIAFSTYPELAQRVKVFFALGPVTACPHATSILVRITNLPEPLLRLMFGCKGAFHQIEFLKGPVTQLCTNLDKFCAHVLCYIAGGSIKNLNTSRIDTYVGHSPAGTSVQNIIHWQQLAHTDQFQAFNYGSKENMKKYNQTAPPVYKIEEITIPIAVWSGGEDTFADPKDTARLLPQISNLIYHEHFPTWGHLDFIWGLDATEKMYMKIIELIKKYF; encoded by the exons ATGTGGTGCCTCCTCCtactgctctgctcccaggaaattGCCTTTTCAGCAGGATTCACAGCACCCTCCATTCTGAGTGCAGACACAAGCCCGTGCAAGAAGACTCGCAACCCTGAATGCTTTATGAATGTT AGTGAAATTATCAGATATCATGGGTACCCCAGTGAGGAATATGAAGTTACAACAGAGGATGGATACATTCTTGCTGTTTTCAGAATTCCTGCTGGGAGGAACAGTCGAAATACAG GGCAAAGGCCTGTAGTCTTCCTACAGCATGCTTTTCTAGGAGACGCTACTCACTGGATTTCTAACCTGCACAACGACAGCTTGGGCTTCATCCTCGCAGATGCTGGCTGTGATGTGTGGTTGGGAAACACCCGAGGGAACACTTGGTCTTTAAAACACAGGACCCTTAATCCCAGCCAGAAAGAATTCTGGAAGTTCAG CTTTGATGAAATGGGTAAATATGATATTCCAGCAGAGCTGTACTTCATCATGAATAAAACTGGACAGAAGGATGTGTATTATATTGGTCACTCTGAAGGCACAACTGCAG GCTTCATAGCATTTTCTACATACCCTGAGCTGGCCCAACGGGTGAAAGTGTTCTTTGCTCTGGGTCCAGTAACTGCATGCCCACATGCTACAAGCATTCTGGTTAGGATAACAAATCTTCCTGAACCACTGCTCAGG tTAATGTTCGGCTGCAAAGGAGCCTTTCACCAGATCGAATTTCTGAAAGGACCCGTGACACAGTTATGTACAAACCTGGATAAGTTTTGTGCCCATGTTCTCTGTTACATAGCTGGAGGCAGCATAAAAAATCTGAACACG AGTCGAATAGACACATACGTAGGACATTCTCCAGCTGGAACATCAGTACAGAATATTATTCATTGGCAACAG CTAGCACATACAGACCAATTTCAAGCTTTCAACTATGGCTCtaaggaaaacatgaagaaatacaACCAG ACTGCTCCTCCTGTGTACAAGATAGAGGAGATAACCATACCAATTGCTGTTTGGAGTGGAGGAGAGGACACATTTGCAGATCCAAAAGACACGGCAAGGCTACTTCCTCAGATTAGTAATCTCATTTACCATGAGCACTTTCCTACATGGGGACATCTTGATTTCATCTGGGGCCTTGATGCAACTGAGAAAATGTATATGAAAATCATtgaactaataaaaaaatacttttga